The sequence TCATTAGTTAGCCTCAACGATGTCTTCTCCAAAAGATCGTATGGTAACTTGGCAAAATTCGCAGTCATTCCATCTGTACTCTCCACAGCCCTTATTGCCAGTGTATACCCATATATTCTCGCATCTCCTTTTACACCGGTGCTTCTCGTATCTGTCAGAACTACGAAGTGTTGCCATAGTCCTGCTAATCCCCATCTCTTGAACTCTTCGTCGACGATCCTATCGGCCTTTCTGAGAATATTGAGTTTTTCAGACGTAACTTCGCCCATAATTCTCACAGCCAGTCCAGGTCCTGGGAAGGGTTGCCTATCGTAGACCTCTCTCGGAAGGCCTATTCTCTCAGCGATTTGCCTAACCTCATCTTTGTATAGGTCTCTGAGTGGCTCAATGATGGCTTTGAATAATGATCTTGATGGAAGACCAGCCACGTTATGGTGTGTCTTTATCTTTTCAGAATGTTTCTTATAGCCGGACTCAATTCTATCCGGATATATCGTTCCTTGTACAAGATATTCTGCACCGATCTGTTGAGCAATTCTCTCAAAAGATTTGATAAACTCCTCACCTATCACCCTTCTCTTCTCCTCTGGGTCAGTAATACCTCTAAGTCGCATTAGAAACCTCTCTTTCTCGTTTAGAGATATGAAGTTCATATTGAACTTCTCAAAGATCGCCTTTACATCCTCAGGTTCGCCCTCTCTCATAAAACCATGGTCGATAAAAACTGCAGTCAGCCTCCTGCCGATGGCCCTGGAAGCGATTGCTGCCGCAACGCTGGAATCGACACCGCCGCTTAAAGCAACTACGGCTTTGCCTTCACCCACAGTTCTCTGAACGTCATCTATCATCTTCTCTAAAAGGTCTTCAACTACCCAATTCGGTTCGCAACCGCATATATCGAAGATGAAGTTTCGCAGTACTGTCACACCTTTATTGGTGTGTACAACTTCTGGATGCCACTGTAGACCGTAAATATGTTTCGTCCTATGCCTGAATGCTGCCACTGGCGTACTATCGGAGTGGGCGAGGATGACATAATCTTCGGGGAGTTTGTAGACGATGTCAGTGTGGCTCATCCATACCTTCTCAACATTTTCTAAACCTCTTAGGAGATTGTTGGGGTTATCCACTGTAACAAGTGTAACTCCATATTCACCTCTTTCTCCTTGAATCACTTTCCCCCCAACCATATGTGCAATCAATTGATGGCCATAGCAAATTCCTAGAATTGGAATTGGAAGGCTTAGTATTTTAATGTCGAACTGGGGAGCATTATGGCGATATACACTCATGGGGCCTCCTGATAGAATTAAACCTCTGACCTCTAACCGCCCCATCATTTCTTTAATCTCTTGGGCGGTTACACTGCATGGGATAATCTCTGAGTATACGTTCTGTTCTCTTACTCTTCTTGCTATGAGATGTGCATATTGGCTACCAAAATCTAGAATGACTATCGTGTCTGGGCTACACTGTCGATTTTTGGGTCTGTTCGAACACATGTATGCATCCGCTCTGTTACTTACTGGGCGTCCTATTAAAACAAATTTCTAACGATGGGCTGGGTTTTACTTATCAATCGTTTATTATACAAAAAACTATTAGACAAACATTTTTCTATTGCTTCGTCTAATATACAAATATTTATCCTAACTTAAATGAAGTAAACGTCTCTCCACAACAATTCAACATCTCTTCCAGCCCACCTC comes from Candidatus Bathyarchaeota archaeon and encodes:
- the guaA gene encoding glutamine-hydrolyzing GMP synthase, with protein sequence MCSNRPKNRQCSPDTIVILDFGSQYAHLIARRVREQNVYSEIIPCSVTAQEIKEMMGRLEVRGLILSGGPMSVYRHNAPQFDIKILSLPIPILGICYGHQLIAHMVGGKVIQGERGEYGVTLVTVDNPNNLLRGLENVEKVWMSHTDIVYKLPEDYVILAHSDSTPVAAFRHRTKHIYGLQWHPEVVHTNKGVTVLRNFIFDICGCEPNWVVEDLLEKMIDDVQRTVGEGKAVVALSGGVDSSVAAAIASRAIGRRLTAVFIDHGFMREGEPEDVKAIFEKFNMNFISLNEKERFLMRLRGITDPEEKRRVIGEEFIKSFERIAQQIGAEYLVQGTIYPDRIESGYKKHSEKIKTHHNVAGLPSRSLFKAIIEPLRDLYKDEVRQIAERIGLPREVYDRQPFPGPGLAVRIMGEVTSEKLNILRKADRIVDEEFKRWGLAGLWQHFVVLTDTRSTGVKGDARIYGYTLAIRAVESTDGMTANFAKLPYDLLEKTSLRLTNEIPQVCRVVYDITHKPPGTIEWE